Within the Fusobacterium sp. DD2 genome, the region AAGTTTTTTAAAATATAAAAAAATAAAAATAAGCATTGACAAATAAAAAAAATGTTGTATTCTATATGTATGAGTGTTGATGTTTAGAAAAAGTAAAATAGATATTAAATAATATCGTTATATTTTGTTTCTGAACATAAAACTTCAATGAAACATTTTATTTTAGTCTATAATAGCATGTGCTATTATTTGATATACTGTCCGCTAGGCCGAAATAAGCGTGAGGAACTTATTTGGGACGACCGGGGTATTCTATATACTTAAAATACTCAGGAGGTAGATAAAATGAAAGAATATCCTTTAAATGTAGCAACTCCTCGTTCTTACTCTTATGTAAAACGTAATATACCAAGAGTGACTGTGGCTCAACGTGAAAGAGCGTTAAAAGCAACTCACTACAATGAATTTGCGTTCCCAGCTGGAATGTTAACTGTTGATATGTTATCAGACTCAGGTACTACAGCAATGACTGACGTTCAATGGTCAGCAATGTTCTTAGGAGACGAAGCTTATGGACGTAACAAAGGTTACTACGTATTACTAGATGCACTACGTGACTGTATGGAACGTGGTGACAACCAAAAGAGAATCATTGATTTAGTTAGAACAGATTGTACAGACATTGACAAAATGATGGACGAAGTTTATCTTTGTGAATATGAAGGTGGACTATTTAATGGTGGAGCTGCACAAATGGAAAGACCTAACACATTTATACTTCAACAAGGTCGTGCTGCGGAGTCAGTATTATTTGAATTAGTTCGTAAAATATTAAATCAACGTCATCCTGGTAAAGCATTTACAATCCCATCAAATGGACACTTTGACACTACTGAAGGAAACATCAAACAAATGGGATCAATACCAAGAAACTTATATAACAAAGAATTACTATGGGAAGTTCCTGAAGGTGGATCATATGAAAAGAATCCATTTAAAGGAAACATGGATACTAAAAAACTTGAAGAATTAATAAAAGCTGTTGGACCAGAAAATGTACCATTAGTTTATACTACTGTAACTAACAACACTGTTTGTGGACAACCAGTTTCAATGGCAAATATCAGAGAATCAAGTAAAATAGCTCACAAATACAATATCCCATTCATGTTAGACGCTGCTCGTTGGGCAGAAAACTGCTACTTCATTAAAGTAAATGAAGAAGGATATGCAGACAAATCAATAGCTGAAATAGCTAAAGAAATGTTCTCATACTGTGATGGATTTACAGCATCACTTAAAAAAGACGGACATGCTAACATGGGAGGTATCCTAGCATTTAGAGATAAGGGATTATTCTGGAAAAACTTCTCAGACTTCAATGAAGACGGAAGCATAAAAACAGACGTAGGAATCCTATTAAAAGTTAAACAAATCTCATCATATGGTAACGACTCTTATGGTGGAATGTCAGGAAGAGATATCATGGCTCTTGCAGCTGGATTATATGAATGTCTAAACTTTGACTATTTAGATGAAAGAATCAAACAATGTGAATACTTAGCACAAGGATTCTACAAAGCAGGAGTAAAAGGTGTAGTACTTCCAGCAGGAGGACACGGAGTATATATCAATATGGACGAGTTCTTTGATAATAAACGTGGACACGAAACATTTGCAGGAGAAGGATTCAGCCTTGAGCTTATCCGTAGATATGGTATCAGAGTATCAGAACTTGGAGATTACTCAATGGAATATGATTTAAAAACTCCAGAACAACAAAAAGAAGTATGTAACGTTGTACGTTTTGCAATAAACAGAAGCCAATTGAGCCAAGAACATCTAGATTATGTAATAGCTGCAGTAAAAGCACTTTACGAAGATAGAGAAAGCATACCTAATATGAGAATAGTTTCAGGACATAATCTACCAATGCGTCACTTCCACGCATTCTTGGAACCATATCCAAACAAATAAAAATAAAAAAACAGAATATTTAGCGGTAAGATGGAAAATCTAATGCAATATGACATTTAAATAAAAAAGAACGCCTATAGAGGAATCTGTAGGCGTTTTCTGAATATAGCATTTGATGAATAAGACTACTATATATTACGTCTGAGCTGTGCCATAAAATAGTATGACGACTAATTTGATGAGACAAGGAGATACTTTTATGGATGATAATAAGAACATATTAACAGAGCAACGTGACGGATTTAACAGTAAATGGGGATTTATTTTAGCCTGTATAGGGTCAGCAGTAGGAATGGGTAATATTTGGAGATTCCCAGTAATGGTATCCCAATTTGGAGGAATGACATTTCTGGTTCCATATTTCCTATTTGTTATCTTAATAGCATCTACAGGGGTTATAGAAGAGATGGCTCTTGGAAGATCTGCTCAGGCAGGACCTATAGGGGCTTTTGGAAAATGTTCCGACTTAAAATGGGGAAAGAAAAAAATCGGAGAAGGATTTGCACTGATTCCAGTAATTGGATCGCTAGCATTGGCAATAGGTTATACAGTTGTAGTTGGTTGGATATTTAAATATACATTTATGGCTTTTACAGGGCAGTTAACTGCAATGGGAAATGACATGAATATTATAGGGGGTACATTTGGACAGACAGCATGCAGCTTTGGTAATAACCTTTGGGTAATAATAGCAATGGTTGCAAGTTTTATAATAATGGCATTAGGAGTATCAGAGGGGATAGAAAAAGCAAATAAAATAATGATGCCAGCATTATTTATACTGTTCATAGGATTAGGAATATACATAGCAACATTAAATGGAGCAGGAAAAGGATATACTTATATATTTACAATAGATCCTGAAATGATTAAGGATCCAATGTTATGGATATTTGCTTTTGGACAAGCATTCTTTAGTTTGTCAATAGCAGGAAGTGGAACAGTTATATATGGATCTTACCTAGGTAAGAATGAAGACGTGGTTTCAGCAGGTAAAAACGTTGCTTTCTATGACACTTTAGCAGCTTTATTAGCTACAATTGTTATAGTTCCAGCAATAGCTGTTGGAGGATCAAAACTAGACGTTGGTGGACCAGGACTTATGTTTATATATCTTGTAAACGTATTTAATAGCATGCCTGGAGGACGTATAGTTGGAATAGTATTCTATGTGTGCGTACTATTTGCCGGAGTGTCTTCGCTTATTAATCTATACGAAACATCTGTAGCAACTTTACAAGAGCAGTTTAAAATGAGCAGAGGGTCATCAGTTGCTGCAATAGGAGTACTTGGAATAATAGTTGCAATTTTAATTCAAGGAATAATCGAACCTTGGATGGACGCTGTATCAATCTATGCATGTCCAGCAGGGGCAGCATTAGCAGGAATATTCTTCTTCTGGGTAGGAGGAAAAAAATATGCTGAAGATGCAGTTAATATGGGAGCTAAGAAAAAGATTGGTTCATGGTTCGTAACTCTTGGAAAATATGTCTACGTACCACTTGCAATAATAGCTTTAATTGCAGGAGCAATCTTAAACGGTATAGGATAAAAAGAAAAGTTTAAAATTTAGTAGCACCAATACAATATTTGTATTGGTGCTATTTTGTTTTTTTATAACAGTTATATAGGATAAAAAATGTTTTTTTAATTCTCTAGGAAGAGTAAAGACGCCTTTTTTGATAATTTGAATAGTAGAAAAAAATATGCAAAAAATAATAAATTGACAAATTCAAAAAAAGTTGTATCTTATAATTGTAGAATATATGTCTTAAAAGTGAAAAAATAGTGAATAAATAAAATTGATTAATTCATTTATAAACATATTTTATATAAATTACAAGGTAATAATAGCTACGGCTATTTTATAATACTGTCCGCCAGGCCGAAATAAGCGTGAGGAACTTATTTGGGACGACCGGGGTATTCTATATATTTAAAATACTCAGGAGGTAGATAAAATGAAAGAATATCCTTTAAATGTAGCAACTCCTCGTTCTTTTTCTTATGTAAAACGTAATATACCAAGAGTGACTGTAGCTCAACGTGAAAGAGCGTTAAAAGCAACTCACTACAATGAATTTGCCTTTCCAGCTGGAATGTTAACTGTTGACATGTTATCAGATTCAGGTACTACAGCAATGACAGATGTCCAATGGGCAGCAATGTTCTTAGGAGACGAATCATATGGACGTAACAAAGGTTACTACGTATTACTAGATGCACTACGTGACTGTATGGAACGTGGTGACAACCAAAAGAGAATCATTGATTTGGTTAGAACAGATTGCACAGACATTGATAAGATGATGAACGAAGTTTATCTTTGTGAATATGAAGGTGGACTATTTAATGGTGGAGCTGCACAAATGGAAAGACCTAACACATTTATAATTCAACAGGGTCGTGCTGCGGAGTCAGTATTATTTGAAATGGTTCGTAAAATATTGAATCAACGGCATCCTGGTAAAGCATTTACAATCCCATCAAATGGACACTTTGACACTACTGAAGGAAATATTAAGCAAATGGGATCAATACCAAGAAACCTATATAACAAAGAGTTATTATGGGAAGTTCCTGAAGGTGGATCATATGAAAAGAATCCATTTAAAGGAAACATGGATACTAAAAAACTTGAAGAATTAATAAAAGCTGTTGGACCAGAAAATGTACCATTAGTTTATACAACTATTACTAATAACACTGTTTGTGGACAACCAGTTTCAATGGCAAATATCCGAGAATCAAGTAGAATAGCTCACAAATACAATATTCCATTTATGCTAGACGCTGCTCGTTGGGCAGAAAACTGTTATTTTATTAAGGTAAATGAAGAGGGATATGCAGATAAATCAATACCTGAAATAGCTAAAGAACTATTCTCGTACTGTGATGGATTTACAGCATCACTTAAAAAAGATGGACATGCTAACATGGGAGGTATCCTGGCATTTAGAGATAAGGGATTATTCTGGAAAAATTTCTCAGACTTCAATGAAGATGGAAGTGTAAAAACAGATGTAGGAATCCTGTTAAAAGTTAAACAAATCTCATCATATGGTAACGACTCTTATGGTGGAATGTCAGGAAGAGATATCATGGCTCTTGCAGCTGGATTATACGAATGTTGTAACTTCGACTATTTGGAAGAAAGAGTAAAACAATGTGAGTACTTAGCACAAGGATTCTACAAAGCAGGAGTAAAAGGTGTAGTACTTCCAGCAGGAGGACACGGAGTATATATCAATATGGACGAGTTTTTTGATAATAAACGTGGACACGAAACATTTGCAGGAGAAGGATTCAGCCTTGAACTTATCCGTAGATATGGTATCAGAGTATCAGAACTTGGAGATTACTCAATGGAATATGATTTAAAAACTCCAGAACAGCAAAAAGAAGTATGTAATGTTGTGCGTTTTGCAATAAACAGAAGCCAATTGAGCCAAGAACATCTAGATTATGTAATAGCTGCAGTAAAAGCACTTTATGAAGATAGAGAAAGCATACCTAATATGAGAATAGTTTCAGGACATAATCTACCAATGCGTCACTTCCACGCATTCTTGGAACCATATCCAAATAAAAAATAGAAATATCCTGAAGTAAGTAGTATAAAATAAAAATAGAACGCCTATAGAGAGAATCTGTAGGCGTTTTGTGAATATGGCCTAAATACTATATTTTACATCAAAGATGTCCATAAAAATAGTACTGTAACTAATTTGAAGAGATAAGGAGATACCTTTATGGATGATAAAAATTTGTTAACAGAACAACGTGATGGATTTAACAGTAAATGGGGATTTATTTTAGCCTGTATAGGGTCAGCAGTAGGAATGGGTAATATATGGAGATTCCCGGTAATGGTGTCCCAATTTGGTGGAATGACATTCTTAATACCATATTTTTTATTTGTTATCTTAATAGCTTCTACTGGAGTTATGGAGGAAATGGCTCTTGGAAGATCTGCTCAGGCAGGACCTATTGGGGCTTTTGGAAAATGTGCAGATGAAAAATGGGGAAAAAGGAAAGTTGGAGAAGGATTTGCTCTTATTCCAGTTCTTGGATCTTTAGCTTTAGCTATGGGATATACAGTTGTAGTTGGTTGGATATTTAAATATACATTTATGGCTTTTACAGGGCAGTTAACTGCAATGGGAAATGACATGAATGTTATAGGTGGTACATTTGGACAGACAGCAACCAGTTTTGGAAATAATATTTGGAT harbors:
- a CDS encoding tryptophanase, producing the protein MKEYPLNVATPRSFSYVKRNIPRVTVAQRERALKATHYNEFAFPAGMLTVDMLSDSGTTAMTDVQWAAMFLGDESYGRNKGYYVLLDALRDCMERGDNQKRIIDLVRTDCTDIDKMMNEVYLCEYEGGLFNGGAAQMERPNTFIIQQGRAAESVLFEMVRKILNQRHPGKAFTIPSNGHFDTTEGNIKQMGSIPRNLYNKELLWEVPEGGSYEKNPFKGNMDTKKLEELIKAVGPENVPLVYTTITNNTVCGQPVSMANIRESSRIAHKYNIPFMLDAARWAENCYFIKVNEEGYADKSIPEIAKELFSYCDGFTASLKKDGHANMGGILAFRDKGLFWKNFSDFNEDGSVKTDVGILLKVKQISSYGNDSYGGMSGRDIMALAAGLYECCNFDYLEERVKQCEYLAQGFYKAGVKGVVLPAGGHGVYINMDEFFDNKRGHETFAGEGFSLELIRRYGIRVSELGDYSMEYDLKTPEQQKEVCNVVRFAINRSQLSQEHLDYVIAAVKALYEDRESIPNMRIVSGHNLPMRHFHAFLEPYPNKK
- a CDS encoding sodium-dependent transporter — encoded protein: MDDNKNILTEQRDGFNSKWGFILACIGSAVGMGNIWRFPVMVSQFGGMTFLVPYFLFVILIASTGVIEEMALGRSAQAGPIGAFGKCSDLKWGKKKIGEGFALIPVIGSLALAIGYTVVVGWIFKYTFMAFTGQLTAMGNDMNIIGGTFGQTACSFGNNLWVIIAMVASFIIMALGVSEGIEKANKIMMPALFILFIGLGIYIATLNGAGKGYTYIFTIDPEMIKDPMLWIFAFGQAFFSLSIAGSGTVIYGSYLGKNEDVVSAGKNVAFYDTLAALLATIVIVPAIAVGGSKLDVGGPGLMFIYLVNVFNSMPGGRIVGIVFYVCVLFAGVSSLINLYETSVATLQEQFKMSRGSSVAAIGVLGIIVAILIQGIIEPWMDAVSIYACPAGAALAGIFFFWVGGKKYAEDAVNMGAKKKIGSWFVTLGKYVYVPLAIIALIAGAILNGIG
- a CDS encoding tryptophanase gives rise to the protein MKEYPLNVATPRSYSYVKRNIPRVTVAQRERALKATHYNEFAFPAGMLTVDMLSDSGTTAMTDVQWSAMFLGDEAYGRNKGYYVLLDALRDCMERGDNQKRIIDLVRTDCTDIDKMMDEVYLCEYEGGLFNGGAAQMERPNTFILQQGRAAESVLFELVRKILNQRHPGKAFTIPSNGHFDTTEGNIKQMGSIPRNLYNKELLWEVPEGGSYEKNPFKGNMDTKKLEELIKAVGPENVPLVYTTVTNNTVCGQPVSMANIRESSKIAHKYNIPFMLDAARWAENCYFIKVNEEGYADKSIAEIAKEMFSYCDGFTASLKKDGHANMGGILAFRDKGLFWKNFSDFNEDGSIKTDVGILLKVKQISSYGNDSYGGMSGRDIMALAAGLYECLNFDYLDERIKQCEYLAQGFYKAGVKGVVLPAGGHGVYINMDEFFDNKRGHETFAGEGFSLELIRRYGIRVSELGDYSMEYDLKTPEQQKEVCNVVRFAINRSQLSQEHLDYVIAAVKALYEDRESIPNMRIVSGHNLPMRHFHAFLEPYPNK